DNA from Desulfobacterales bacterium:
GGATCATCGTTTCAGAAACCGGTTGTTAAAAGGAGAAAATTTCACACGGGTTCAGTCGGCAATCGAAAAATTAAAGCCGATCGCGAAGCGTTATAATATCACATTGGGGCAACTGGCTCTGGCATGGACCATTGCCCAGCCACAAACTTGTGCCATTGCCGGGGCACGAAATGCCGACCAGGTCAAAGAAAACGTGAAAGCGGCCGAAATCCGGCTGAGTCAGGCGGATCTGTCGATTATCGGCGATATCGGGCGGATGGTAACAGATCATCTCGATGATAATCCGGTACTGTGGGGATGATCCGGTCCTTATTTCGGGCACAGTTTCTGATAGGCCTGCTGAATTTTTTTGAATTTTGTTTCGGCAAGGGTCCTGAACTCGTCTCCGAGATAACTGACCTTGTCGGGGTGATATCTGCTGGCAAGCTCTTTGTACGCTTTTTTGATATCTTCAATGGAGGCGGTTTTATCGATACCCAGAATGATATAGGGGTCTTTTTCGGCATCCGTTTCCTGCGTACCTGAAACGTTATCCCGAGACCGGTTTTGATAGGAGCCGGTGTTCTCTCCGGTACCCGAATACCCCCGGGGTCTGGAGAACCCGGGTTGCTTTCGGGCCTTGCCGGAGTAAAAATATTTCCAGAGCAAAACCAATATGACAAGGTCATCGATCCACCCCCATCCGACTATGAAATCGAGGTCATATGGGCAGATTACATACAGCAGACCCAGAATGGTCAATACAATTTTCATGGTTTTTATGCCAGCAATACTGAAATTTATGGAGTGGTTCTGAACGGACAAGTGAAAAGCCGCTGTCGCTGCGGTTAAAACTTTTGCTCTGCTTGAATTTGAAAAAACTACTCTATTTAAAAATGGGGGATGGTTATAGCCCCTCCTGTAATGATGAGTTTTTTTCCTGTTGCCCCATTTTTTGTAACCGGCTCAGGATTTCTTCAAAAAGCTCGGCCTTTTCCGGAAACGAAATTGCTTTGATTTCAGGAATCCCAATAGCATATGTTTCAATTCCGATTTGATAGATGCGTTGACTTTCTGAGCCTGAATCCAATGCCCAGATGACCGTTCCATACAACCATATCTCTTCTTCGAACTGGAGAGATATGGAGATATTGGTTCCGGAGCTGATGGGCTTTGACGACTGAATTCTGATGCCGTCAACACTGATTTCCGTTGCGAGTATCGGGATTGACGCTTCGGGAGTGATAACCATTCCATCAATTTTTACCGGATATCGGGGGCGTTTTCTTTGATTGTTTTTCATGGCGCAATGTATATACTTTGTATTATTTTTTAATTACGTGCTTACTAAATGCCCAAGATATCCATCTATAACGAAAAGCCCTCTGCATGTCAATTACAGCTTGAATTTTTTGATTAAATTTATGAAATGATGATGTGGCCATTTCGTGTTAAAGCATTCCGGTATGGTATCGATGGCGTATTTTTTCTTGATTCATTAGGGCATCAACGTTAAAACACGGGATCTGTGGCCAGATAACCGATTAACGGATAACTGCTGCCCATCCATCTGTTTTCCAATAGGTGGGCGCAAATGAAACAATGGGGGCAGGATTGGGACGTCGATGGAAGCAGATAGGGATTTTATGGGTGACGGCAGCGCTGGTGCTGATATCATCCCGTGGGTTCGGAATATGTGTTACGGATCAATTGGGCCGTCAGATTACAGTGACTGATGACGTTAAACGGGTGATTGCACTGGCACCCAGCATAACCGAAATCGTGTTTGCCCTCGGGCAGGACCACCGTCTGGTTGGGGTGACACAATTCAGTAATTATCCGGATGAAGTGGCAAAGTTCCCCAGGGTCGGCTCCTATGTACATCTGGATCTGGAAAAAATTGTCGCGTTGAAACCGGATCTGTGTATTGCCATCAAGGACGGGAATCCGCGCGAAATCGCCTTTCGGCTTCAGGCAATGAATATACCGGTGTATGCGGTGGATCCAAGAGATCTGAAAACGGTGATGAATACGATTTCGGAAATAGGGGATCTGCTCGATGCCCGTGAAAATGCGCGAATACTGGTCCGGAAGATGCAGACACGCATCGGGAAGGTGAAAGCCATGGTTGAGAAAAGCCAGCATCGACCGGGGGTGTTTTTCCAGATCGGCATATCCCCCATTGTGTCGGTTGGAACCCATACATTCACCCATGAGCTGATATCGATTGCCGGAGGCACGAACCTTTCGGAGGGTCCGGTACCGTATCCCCGGTTTTCCAAAGAGCAGGTAATCGCTTTATCGCCGGAGGTTCTTATCATCACCTCCATGGCCAGAGAACGCGGGTTTGACGAGATTCTGTCCCAGTGGACCTGCTGGCCGGATCTGCCTGCCGTAAAGTATCAGCGTATTTCCGTGGTGGATTCTGATATCTTTGACCGTCCAACCCCCCGACTGGTCGATGGGCTTGAACTCCTATTGACCCTGATTCATCCCGAACTGGTAAAGGAGCAGCAGTGAAAGCCACCCCCCGGTCTCTGACAAAACGGATGCTGGCCGTTTCAGTGGCTCTGACGGGGGTGCTTTGCGTGGCAATGCTCCTGGGGCTGTCTGTCGGTTCTTCGGGAAGCAGCCTCTCAACCGTTGTCAGTATCCTGACGGGAAGCAATCCGACGGATTCCATGGCCTCGTCCATCATCTGGCAGATTCGGCTTCCCCGTGTTTTTCTGGCAGCATTGGTCGGAGCGACGCTTTCTCTGGGAGGGCTCGTTTTTCAGGCCCTGCTGAGAAATCCTCTGGCGGAACCCTATATTCTCGGGATTTCCGGCGGATCGGCGGTCGGTGCCATTATCGGCATACTGGCGGGTTTATCGCGGTTTCCGGGGGTCAGCCTCACCTCCTTTGCCGGCAGCATGATCACTCTGGGATTGATTTTGATGATCTCCTTCGGGCAGACGCTTATTAAAAAAGAATCCATTTTGCTTTCCGGCGTTATGATCAATTCGTTCTGCTCTGCTGCAATCATGTTTCTGATCTCCATGACACAGGATTCACGGCTTCATAATATCATGTTCTGGCTGATGGGGGACCTTTCCATGGCCGATATGCATCAGATCGCCATCCTCGCGGCATGTCTCCTGCCGTGCTTTGTGCTGATTTTCTGGCTGTCTCATACGATGAATATTCTCCTGATGGGAAAAGAGCTGGCCCAGACCATGGGGGTGAACGTTAAACTGGTGACCCTGGCGCTGCTGGCTACCACCTCGTTTATGGTCAGTGCTACGGTCAGCAGTTGCGGGTTGTTGGGGTTTGTAGGTCTGGTCATGCCTCATCTGCTCAGACTCCTGCTGGGGCCGGACCACCGGGTGCTGGTTCCGGCATGTCTGTTGGGCGGGGGGGCATACATGGTGTTTTGTGATCTTTTGGCCAGGGCCATTCCCGAGCAGGGGGAAATGCCGGCCGGTGTCATTACGGCAATGATCGGCGCGCCTCTGTTTATTATCCTGCTGAAAAAGACAAAACGATGAACGCCGTTAACGCCATTAACGCCAGTGCACTAACCTATGCGTACGGGCAGTCGTCCGTGCTCAACGATATCTCTTTTTCGGTTCGAAAGAGCGATTTTTTTATCATTATCGGTCCGAACGGTTCTGGAAAAACCACTTTGATGAAGATCCTTGCCGGAATTGAAAGGCCCGCCAGCGGGACCGTTGAAATTATGAACCGGCCGTTGCACGGGTATTCGCGAAAAGATCTGGCGCGAATCGTCGCCTTTGTTCCTCAAACCGTGTCCATGGATTTTCCGTTTACGGTGCTGGAGGTGGTGCTTATGGGACGTTCGCCTCATCTGGGCATGCTGGGGCTGCATGAGCGAAAGGACCTTGATATTGCAGTTCAGGCACTTGCCTTTACCGGCGTTGAGCATTTGGCCGGCCGCAGCATCGCACAGCTCAGCGGCGGTGAACGTCAACGGGTATTTATCGCCCGTGCCATCTGTCAGGAGCCGGACGTTATTTTTCTGGATGAGCCTACCGCGGCGCTGGATCTGGCCCACCAGGTCAGGGTGATGGACCTGATGGAAAAAATGAAACATGAAAAAGGAATCACCGTGGTGATGGTGTCCCATGATGTGAATCTGGCCGCCATGTACGGGGATCAGCTGCTGCTGATAAAAGAGGGAAAAATTGTCAGTCTGGGAAGGCCCGATGAGGTACTCACCTTTGAAACGCTCGAAACCGCCTATGGATGTACCCTCCTGGTGGATGAAAGCCCCATGGGAAAGGTCCCCAGGGTGACGCTGGTACCCCGTAAATTTATGAACGCAGACCGGAGGTAACCGCGATTTTATCCTTTTTGATCAGGGGTTCACCGTTCATACCATATCCGGATTTTAAAATTGCCCCGATTGGCGAACGAACATACTTGACAGCCTGTTTTATCATAAGTTGACGAACCTGTTTTATCTTGTTAGCCTCCCATACAAGCCGCCATCGCATGAACTCAGCAGTTGCCGTGATGTGCCGCGGAAACGCCCCGTAATCGTTCTAACGCGGGCCGTGCCCGCAACCCAATTTACATGGAATTGCCGTTACAAAAAACGTTTTAATTTTCGGGCTTGATCATAACTGCGGCCATATTCTCTTACGTGTAGTTTCGAAGTCCCGGCCGTTGCCGGCGTACGACATGGCACCGGCATCCCCCCGGATCGTGCTGGAGAAGCCGGCAACGGCCGGGGCGCTTCTCACGACGTTATGGCCGCAGTTATGATCAAGCCCGAATTTTCTACCGCCCGTTCGCCTCGCTCTCTCGAGGCACAGAGATCGCAGAGATCAAAACCACCGTTTCGAGGCCCTGCGTTCTCCGCGTCTCGAGCGAAGCGGGCGGTAACTATAACGGAAATAATCTTGTTTTTTTTGACAGCGTTTAAGGAATAAGACACTAAAGGCGTTCACGCTATGAAACACGAGCATTCCATCGGTCTGGAGACCTCTGTCTTCTGCCTGGTGGCCGCCACGTTTACTACCATCTATATCACTCAGCCCGTTCTTCCCGTGCTTCAGGCAGAATTCGGTGTCAGTGAAACCATGGCTTCGTTATCCATCTCAGTGGTAGTTCTCGGCATTGCGCTCTCGACCCTCCCCTTTGGTAAAATTGCCGATCTGTTTCCTCTCAAGCCCATTATCCTGATCGGGGGGACCATGGTGACGGCATGCGGCCTGTTGTGTGCCGCAACCCGAAGCCTTCCGCTTCTGATTGCAGCCCGTTTTATACAGGGGTTGTTTCTGCCCTCTTTGAGCTCATGCCTGGCTGCCTATCTGGGAAGAAGCCTTCCTCCCCACAGGCTGAATGTGGTCATGGGATGTTATGTTTCGGCTACGGTAGCCGGGGGACTGGGGGGGCGACTTCTCGGGGGGTGGATACATCCGCCGCTTCACTGGCGCTATGCGTTTATCACCGCATCGATTCTCCTGTTTATCGCAACGGTGGCCGCGGTCAAATGGCTTCCCGGTGAAGAATCCAATGCCGGAAAAGCGGCGGAAGATAATAACCTGGGATTTATCAAACTGCTTTCCAGATACGATCTGCTGAGGCTCTATTCCGTGGGGTTTGGTTCATTTTTCGTGTTTTCATCCGTGTTCAACTACCTGCCGTTTTATCTGGCCGGATCGGATTTCAATGCCTCCACCCGTCTGATTACGATGATGTATCTGTCGTATATTATCGGGGTTATCATGGGACCGGTTGCCGGTAACATCAGCAACCGGTTCGGAAACGGTCCGACCATGGCGTTGGGTGCGGTGGCTTTCGGACTGTCTCTTTTCTTCACGCTGATTCATTCCATCGCTGCCATCATTCTGAGCCTTGCAGGCATCTGTGCGGGGTTTTTTGCGATTCATTCCACTGCGGTAGGGGCTTTGAACCTGAAGCTCTCCTGCAGCCGGGGGCGTGCCAATTCGTTGTATGTGCTCTTTTATTACCTGGGCGGGTACACGGGTATCACCATCAGCGGATACGTGTATGTGCATTTTGAGTGGATCGGTGTTGTCCTGTTGGGCGCTGCGATGCTGATGATTCCTCTGGGGACGGGTATCATTGAAATGTATAAGGCTGCCGGGTCCGGCCGATGATTCATCGGCGATGCAACCGATGATTTTCTATTTTTGTGTTTTAGTATGGATATTGACTTGCTTCAGATTTTTTATGTGTGATTAATATCCTGATATAATATATTTTTAATAGCAGGTGCTCTTAAAAAGAAAAATTGTTAT
Protein-coding regions in this window:
- a CDS encoding heme ABC transporter ATP-binding protein, which gives rise to MNAVNAINASALTYAYGQSSVLNDISFSVRKSDFFIIIGPNGSGKTTLMKILAGIERPASGTVEIMNRPLHGYSRKDLARIVAFVPQTVSMDFPFTVLEVVLMGRSPHLGMLGLHERKDLDIAVQALAFTGVEHLAGRSIAQLSGGERQRVFIARAICQEPDVIFLDEPTAALDLAHQVRVMDLMEKMKHEKGITVVMVSHDVNLAAMYGDQLLLIKEGKIVSLGRPDEVLTFETLETAYGCTLLVDESPMGKVPRVTLVPRKFMNADRR
- a CDS encoding cobalamin-binding protein, whose amino-acid sequence is MGRRWKQIGILWVTAALVLISSRGFGICVTDQLGRQITVTDDVKRVIALAPSITEIVFALGQDHRLVGVTQFSNYPDEVAKFPRVGSYVHLDLEKIVALKPDLCIAIKDGNPREIAFRLQAMNIPVYAVDPRDLKTVMNTISEIGDLLDARENARILVRKMQTRIGKVKAMVEKSQHRPGVFFQIGISPIVSVGTHTFTHELISIAGGTNLSEGPVPYPRFSKEQVIALSPEVLIITSMARERGFDEILSQWTCWPDLPAVKYQRISVVDSDIFDRPTPRLVDGLELLLTLIHPELVKEQQ
- a CDS encoding DnaJ domain-containing protein translates to MKIVLTILGLLYVICPYDLDFIVGWGWIDDLVILVLLWKYFYSGKARKQPGFSRPRGYSGTGENTGSYQNRSRDNVSGTQETDAEKDPYIILGIDKTASIEDIKKAYKELASRYHPDKVSYLGDEFRTLAETKFKKIQQAYQKLCPK
- a CDS encoding MFS transporter: MKHEHSIGLETSVFCLVAATFTTIYITQPVLPVLQAEFGVSETMASLSISVVVLGIALSTLPFGKIADLFPLKPIILIGGTMVTACGLLCAATRSLPLLIAARFIQGLFLPSLSSCLAAYLGRSLPPHRLNVVMGCYVSATVAGGLGGRLLGGWIHPPLHWRYAFITASILLFIATVAAVKWLPGEESNAGKAAEDNNLGFIKLLSRYDLLRLYSVGFGSFFVFSSVFNYLPFYLAGSDFNASTRLITMMYLSYIIGVIMGPVAGNISNRFGNGPTMALGAVAFGLSLFFTLIHSIAAIILSLAGICAGFFAIHSTAVGALNLKLSCSRGRANSLYVLFYYLGGYTGITISGYVYVHFEWIGVVLLGAAMLMIPLGTGIIEMYKAAGSGR
- a CDS encoding PilZ domain-containing protein, with the translated sequence MKNNQRKRPRYPVKIDGMVITPEASIPILATEISVDGIRIQSSKPISSGTNISISLQFEEEIWLYGTVIWALDSGSESQRIYQIGIETYAIGIPEIKAISFPEKAELFEEILSRLQKMGQQEKNSSLQEGL
- a CDS encoding iron ABC transporter permease; translation: MKATPRSLTKRMLAVSVALTGVLCVAMLLGLSVGSSGSSLSTVVSILTGSNPTDSMASSIIWQIRLPRVFLAALVGATLSLGGLVFQALLRNPLAEPYILGISGGSAVGAIIGILAGLSRFPGVSLTSFAGSMITLGLILMISFGQTLIKKESILLSGVMINSFCSAAIMFLISMTQDSRLHNIMFWLMGDLSMADMHQIAILAACLLPCFVLIFWLSHTMNILLMGKELAQTMGVNVKLVTLALLATTSFMVSATVSSCGLLGFVGLVMPHLLRLLLGPDHRVLVPACLLGGGAYMVFCDLLARAIPEQGEMPAGVITAMIGAPLFIILLKKTKR